A single region of the Candidatus Poribacteria bacterium genome encodes:
- a CDS encoding RRXRR domain-containing protein, whose translation MFVPVTSQTGQKLMPTPANKAGMLIKKGLATPYWSNGIFCIRLNYATEAEYTQDIVVGVDPGSQKEGFTVKSESHTYLNVQVDAHSGVGKKVEKRRELRRSRRSRKCPNRKNRTNRLANRERIPAGTRARWDWKLRILNWLSKLYPVTHVCVEDIKARTIEHAKKWNTSFSPLEVGKQWFYTEIRKRWALLTLQGWETKEIRDRLGLKKSSKKLAETFDAHCVDAWCLAYHTIGGSGIPDNTDLLCVSPIRIKRRALHRQQESKGGERRRVGGTVLGQGLVKNTLIRHVKYGFTRLAGVNAKGLFSIYSMENKRLTTGGKRSDFRVLTRLNFYYRSGHSSPT comes from the coding sequence ATGTTTGTTCCGGTGACAAGTCAAACAGGTCAGAAGTTGATGCCGACGCCTGCTAACAAGGCGGGCATGCTGATTAAGAAAGGCTTAGCTACGCCGTATTGGTCTAATGGGATATTTTGTATTCGGCTGAACTATGCTACCGAAGCCGAATACACACAAGATATAGTCGTCGGTGTAGACCCCGGTAGTCAGAAGGAAGGCTTTACCGTCAAGTCAGAATCTCATACCTATTTGAATGTGCAAGTTGATGCTCATAGCGGTGTCGGTAAGAAAGTTGAAAAACGTCGCGAGTTACGTAGAAGTCGGCGGTCTCGGAAGTGTCCGAACCGAAAAAACAGAACCAACCGTCTTGCCAATAGAGAGCGTATCCCCGCTGGGACACGTGCGAGATGGGATTGGAAACTTCGTATCCTGAATTGGCTTTCAAAGTTGTATCCCGTCACACACGTATGTGTTGAAGATATTAAGGCACGAACAATAGAACATGCTAAGAAGTGGAATACCTCTTTTAGTCCACTTGAAGTCGGTAAACAGTGGTTCTATACCGAAATTCGTAAACGCTGGGCATTGTTAACCTTACAAGGTTGGGAAACGAAAGAGATACGAGACCGGTTAGGGCTGAAGAAATCCTCGAAGAAGTTAGCAGAAACCTTTGATGCCCATTGCGTAGATGCCTGGTGCTTGGCGTATCACACTATTGGGGGTTCAGGCATTCCTGATAACACCGACTTACTCTGTGTCTCGCCGATCCGGATAAAGCGAAGAGCGTTGCATAGGCAACAGGAGTCGAAAGGGGGTGAACGCAGACGGGTGGGAGGCACTGTATTAGGTCAAGGCTTAGTCAAAAACACATTGATTAGGCATGTCAAATACGGATTCACCCGACTTGCTGGCGTTAACGCAAAAGGTTTGTTTTCAATATACAGTATGGAAAACAAACGATTAACGACAGGGGGGAAGCGGTCTGATTTTAGAGTGCTAACACGCCTGAACTTTTACTATAGGAGCGGGCATTCCTCCCCAACCTAA
- a CDS encoding Crp/Fnr family transcriptional regulator, whose amino-acid sequence MAVREGTSERFWCVKQIDIFHDLSESDANALERITTFKQLKYEDTITTEGVYLLKEGRVKIYETPSEGEPVTLEVLEPGEILGAIAWDDNEANRNLTAETLTEAVIGIVSAKNFQFFLKRKMHLAMPFKRPLFQRIQSAIAAIGCRLRVFGIVKSKWTPTKSTDAVNLLSRGRKSQQGTTNPFLNIAFRSPASRLALLLQNYANAPKQNRTTIRHGSQCTLRKLSTKKISQLIGCSVERTEALLNQFKDHKVLEKRYRRIQILDLWQLKKIANARMVSLPPQTVKNQENTETYEQNEPLLAVRPTDGR is encoded by the coding sequence ATGGCGGTACGAGAAGGAACTTCAGAGAGATTCTGGTGTGTTAAACAGATAGATATCTTCCACGACCTCTCCGAGTCAGACGCAAACGCACTTGAACGGATAACGACCTTCAAACAACTAAAATACGAAGATACCATTACGACTGAAGGTGTTTATCTGCTGAAGGAGGGACGTGTCAAAATCTATGAAACACCGTCTGAAGGCGAACCTGTCACCTTAGAGGTACTGGAACCGGGTGAAATCCTTGGCGCGATCGCATGGGATGATAACGAAGCAAATCGGAACCTCACCGCTGAAACACTTACGGAAGCCGTTATCGGTATCGTTAGCGCGAAAAACTTTCAATTCTTTCTGAAGCGAAAAATGCATTTAGCGATGCCGTTTAAACGTCCACTGTTTCAGCGCATCCAATCGGCTATAGCGGCTATAGGATGCCGTTTGCGGGTTTTTGGTATTGTGAAGTCCAAGTGGACACCTACTAAAAGCACAGATGCTGTTAACCTATTATCCAGAGGTCGGAAATCACAGCAGGGAACGACTAACCCGTTTCTGAACATTGCGTTTCGGAGTCCGGCATCACGGCTCGCGCTGCTATTACAAAACTACGCCAACGCGCCGAAGCAAAATCGTACAACGATCAGACACGGTTCACAATGCACCTTACGCAAACTTTCGACAAAAAAAATATCACAATTAATCGGTTGCTCTGTCGAAAGGACAGAGGCACTCCTAAATCAGTTTAAAGATCACAAAGTCCTTGAGAAACGGTATCGACGCATTCAGATATTAGATCTGTGGCAACTTAAAAAGATTGCCAACGCAAGAATGGTATCGCTACCGCCCCAAACCGTCAAAAACCAAGAGAACACCGAAACTTATGAGCAAAACGAACCCTTACTTGCAGTTCGACCAACAGATGGTCGGTGA
- a CDS encoding M28 family peptidase — translation MSKTNPYLQFDQQMVGDIYTSQEVMDNLTVLCDEYGARFAGTPEEYAAANFIADCFKRYGLQNVRLEDYPYAGWTRGTATLEVLEPIRRTLHCISLPYCPADDITTELISAGHGSPPEYEALGNTATNNLVMAKSSSPPDLGRWVHRKEKFERAVLAGASGFIFVSEHPGVGPETGSLQNNRPAPIPGISVCKEDGEFLTRLLERKQGKVTLKLQTTDVNEPRTSWNVVADLPGSENGNEMIIVGCHYDGHDISQGAHDPASGMVSVIEAARVLSAYAGDSLKRTVRFIAFGTEEIGLTGAFRYVDAHDSELDNIRFMLNMDAAGGTSRKGIVLHCWDALGPFFNTAREQMHAEMPVGQKVHSYSDHFPFFLKGVPSSHIGDPEALPAGRGFGHTAYDTLEKVKLENLRAASAVGARIALRCANADDFPAKRRTPEAVQEIVDTDPGLEGYRISLKLTR, via the coding sequence ATGAGCAAAACGAACCCTTACTTGCAGTTCGACCAACAGATGGTCGGTGACATTTACACTTCGCAAGAGGTGATGGACAATCTAACCGTCCTATGCGATGAATACGGTGCCAGGTTCGCCGGAACCCCTGAAGAGTATGCAGCCGCGAACTTCATTGCAGACTGCTTCAAACGATACGGACTCCAGAACGTCAGACTCGAAGATTACCCTTATGCCGGTTGGACGCGTGGCACAGCGACGCTTGAGGTACTGGAACCCATCCGCCGAACACTGCACTGCATCTCGCTCCCTTACTGCCCCGCCGACGACATCACAACCGAATTGATCTCTGCTGGACACGGAAGCCCTCCAGAATATGAGGCACTCGGTAATACTGCTACAAATAACCTTGTCATGGCAAAGAGCTCCTCACCGCCCGACCTCGGAAGATGGGTACATCGCAAAGAGAAATTTGAACGCGCGGTCCTCGCTGGCGCGAGTGGGTTCATTTTCGTCAGTGAACACCCGGGTGTCGGACCCGAAACAGGGAGTCTTCAAAACAATAGACCTGCCCCCATTCCGGGTATCTCCGTTTGCAAAGAGGACGGCGAATTCTTGACACGGCTCTTGGAACGCAAACAAGGGAAAGTAACACTGAAGCTCCAGACCACGGATGTCAACGAACCCCGCACGTCATGGAACGTCGTCGCGGATTTGCCCGGTTCTGAAAACGGGAACGAGATGATAATCGTCGGTTGCCATTACGATGGACACGACATTTCGCAAGGCGCGCACGACCCTGCTTCAGGCATGGTATCCGTCATAGAAGCCGCCCGCGTCCTATCTGCTTATGCCGGTGATTCGCTCAAACGCACTGTCCGATTCATCGCCTTTGGCACAGAGGAAATCGGACTCACAGGCGCGTTTCGCTATGTCGATGCACACGACTCGGAGTTGGATAACATCCGGTTCATGCTGAATATGGATGCCGCCGGTGGAACAAGTCGCAAAGGTATAGTCCTGCACTGCTGGGACGCGCTGGGACCGTTTTTTAACACCGCGCGTGAGCAGATGCACGCCGAAATGCCAGTCGGACAGAAAGTCCATTCTTACTCCGACCACTTTCCATTTTTCCTGAAAGGTGTCCCTTCAAGCCACATAGGCGACCCAGAGGCACTACCGGCTGGTAGGGGTTTCGGTCATACGGCTTATGATACACTGGAAAAGGTAAAACTGGAAAACCTACGCGCCGCCAGCGCAGTCGGAGCAAGGATAGCACTACGATGCGCGAATGCCGACGATTTTCCAGCGAAACGGCGGACACCCGAAGCCGTTCAAGAAATCGTTGACACCGATCCAGGGTTAGAGGGATATCGTATTTCTCTTAAGTTGACACGTTAA